GCGCCCCCGCCACCGGGTTTGTTTTCGACGGTCAATGGCTGGTTCACCAGTTTGGTCTCACTCAAGACTTTTGTAAATGAACGGGCGGTTAAATCCCATCCCCCGCCTGCGCCCGATGGAGCAACGACCGTTATGGATTTTTTCGGATAGCCTGTACTTTCTTTCTTTTCTCCGGATGTATCCGAACTGCTGCATGCACCTAAACTTAAAGCTAACGAACCTGCCAAAATGACCGCTGAAATCTTTTTACGTGAAAACATAATAATCCTCCTTTTGAAAGCGTTTTCTTGATTCTACAAAAATATCTTCCTTTTCTTTGATTATTAACCTAAGATGCATAAATTCCATAACCTCTATATTGTTCATAAAGTTTTATCGGGAGCCATGGGAAAAAGGCCCGCCCATTAAGAGCAGCCCTGCTAGAATAGTATTTTTGATAGATAGACGACCATCGTTACCGTTATACTGCTGAATAAAGTCGACATCAAGACTGCTTGTGCCGCATACTCCGGATGGTTGTCATATTCCAAAGCGAATAATGCGCTGTTTCTCGATGTTGGAAATGAACTTGCGATAAATAATCCCTGAGCGACAGTCCCTTCCAAGCCCAGCAGGAGGATGATAAGGAATGCGATGGACGGCGAGAGTATTAACCGGCCAATCAAGCTAAGGATAAGCGGAAGCGGGAATTGCGTCATTTTCAAATAGGCACTCTGTGCACCCAATGTGATCAAGGCAATGGCTATGAAAGCACTCGCGATATTTTCAATCGGGGTCCATAAGAACAACGGAATGTCGAAAGAAGCGGAATGTAATAGAAGACCGAGTAATAAAGCATAAATGACGGGGTTCTTCAAGAACTCGCGAATGGCGCCCTTCGCACTTTTTGTATGGACGGAAACGGAATTCATCAATCCATAGGTATAGGTCAACAGGTTTTGAAAAATGATCACGATGACTTGGATCGACAGGCCAAGGGGATTCCCATTAAAAACCATCTGGCTTACGGGTAACCCGAAATTGGCTGAATTATTCAGGACTACACTATTTTTAAACGTGGCAGAAAGACTTTGATCAAACCTGGCAAGTTTGGCAATCACTGTACTTACGATGATGAGGCTTACTGCTTGAAGGGCAAGGAAGCTGAATATCTGGACGATCATCCCCCCGCCCATTTTACTTTGATAGATATTGACAAAGCTAATGGCCGGCATGAGCAGGAAGTGATTCAATTTAGACAGCGTATTCATATCCAACTTGAATTTACGATGCAGGATGGCCCCAGCCCCTATTAGGAAAAAGACCGGCACAATGACATTCAGTACGATCAGAAACAGGACACTCATTTGACTTCCTCTCCATTCCTTAGGCAAATTCATGATGATTTACATCTCCCTTCTATCATAATCCTGGGATAACCATAGTTAAAATACCAATAAATTATCGTTATCCATTCATAAAAGGAATGACAAAAAAGCACAGAGATTTCTGCGCTTCCAGTTAAATATCACTCATGAAATCGACTTCTTTGACAAATTCGACAAACGCTTTGACCAGTTTTAATTCCTGTGACTTTTCATGATATAACATCCACGTATTCCTGATAAGGGGATTACCATGCTTATCCCTAAGGTCCATCTGACGGAGACTTTGGTCCTTCTCCAATAAAACACTGGGAAGGATGCCATATCCCAGGCCATTCCTGACCATTTCTTTGCATGTATCACCTTTGTCCACTTCCATCCCAACCAAAGGCGGTCCTGAAAAATTGTCTCTCCACCAATTATCGATCATTGTTTTTAAAAGGGCGTCCGTCCCATAATCGATCCTCGGCAAGAAAGGCAGGTCCCGGACTTCGATTTCTTCCTTGGAAGCAATGC
This sequence is a window from Brevibacillus sp. JNUCC-41. Protein-coding genes within it:
- a CDS encoding AEC family transporter yields the protein MSVLFLIVLNVIVPVFFLIGAGAILHRKFKLDMNTLSKLNHFLLMPAISFVNIYQSKMGGGMIVQIFSFLALQAVSLIIVSTVIAKLARFDQSLSATFKNSVVLNNSANFGLPVSQMVFNGNPLGLSIQVIVIIFQNLLTYTYGLMNSVSVHTKSAKGAIREFLKNPVIYALLLGLLLHSASFDIPLFLWTPIENIASAFIAIALITLGAQSAYLKMTQFPLPLILSLIGRLILSPSIAFLIILLLGLEGTVAQGLFIASSFPTSRNSALFALEYDNHPEYAAQAVLMSTLFSSITVTMVVYLSKILF